The sequence below is a genomic window from Halostella salina.
GAAAGCGGACGCCCCCGACCTCGAACTCCCGGGAGCCGTCGGCGGCGTACAGCCGGTCCTCCCAGAACGCCGGGACGCCCCCGACTTCGATCGAGGCACGGAACCGACGGCGGACGCCGTCGACGGTCACGTCCGGGAACCACGACGCGACTTCGCGGAGCGTGCCCGTGCTGATCACTGTCGGGCCGCGGGCGTCGGTGTCGTCGGGCATCCCGCGCTCGTCGCGGACCACCCGCACGTCCTCGCCGAAGTAGTCCGAGAGCCACGCCGCCAGCGGCCCGCGGTCGGAGAGGTCGAACTCGCGGCGTTCATCGTCCGTGCGGCGACCGATCCGCACCGTCCCCGTCCTGCGGTCGACGGTCGCGTCCAGACGGTGGACGGCGGCGGTCCGCTTCCCGTTGACGTACTCGCCGTCGGCGTCGACGACGGCGTACTCCCGGTCGCCGTCGAGCGCGCCGCCGGGAAGCAACTCGGCACGGTCGCGGTCGACGCCGTCGAGGGACTTGATCGGATAGGTTCGGATGCGTTCGACCGTCGGCTGTGACACGGACCAGTGTACGCGGACCGCCAACACAAGGCTGGCGGATCCGGGCGGTATCTGCCGTGTGAGGGCCATTGGTGGAGCCTTTTTATTACATACCTCGCGTTCGGCCCGGCGTCTCGGCCATCAGACTTATTTAGGAAATTTTATTTTTCCGTCTACCACACAATTTGCAGTAGTTTTATGAGTAATAAGATATACAGGTAGAAACGAACTCATGCGGCGGAACACCGCCGCGGGGGGCAGATCACTATGGGAAAAGGCATCACCGGCTTCATCGGCATCGCAGGGTTGGTAATAACGCTTGTGGCCGCGGGGTACGTCGCCCGCGGGCCGTTGACCGGCGGGACGCTCCCGCCGAGGGTACATCTCATCGGTGCAGCGGCGTGGATCGTCGTCGGACTGGTCACGTTCCTCTGGGGCACGCGGAAGTTCACCGCCAGCACCGAGCGCCCCGAGCCCGAGCGCGGGCGCCTGCGGATGTACAAGCGCTGAACTGACGGCTCCTCCTACCCGCCACCTGCCGACCGTTCCTCCCACGCCTCCGCGAGCGTCCGCTGGACCGTCTCGTGGCCGACTGCCTCCGCCAGCGTCTCGAAGCCGGCGCGCTCGGCGCGGTCCGACGAGTCCGCGACCAGCCGGGAGACGATGAACTCCGGCGTGGAGCGCCCGACCGTGCCGAAGCGCGGCTGGTAGTCGACCTCCAGTTCGAGGTCGGGCGTCAGCCCCTCCGCGAAGATGCCGTCAGTCCGGGCCGCTTCCGGCAGCGGCTCCAGATCGTCCGCGAGGTGCGTGACGAACGTGCCGAGCGCCCCCTCGTCGACCGCCAGCCTGACCAGCCCGTGCAGCAGGTCGGCCGCGCTGCCCGGTTCGGTGATCGCCTCGAACTCGTCGACCAGCGTCAGCGTCCGGTCCGATTCGGTCAACGGCGGGACGATGGAGCGCAGCGTCGACTCCAGCACGCCCGCGTTGAAGCTGGCGTGCCGCCGGTGGAACACGACCGCGTCGAACGTCGCCACCTCGGCGCGCTCGGCCGGCACCGGCAGGCCCATCGCGGCGAGCAGGACCACCTGACAGACGGTTTCGAGCAGCGTCGTCTTCCCGCCGCTGTTGGCCCCGGTCAGCACCGAGATCCGTTCGTCGCCGGGGACGCCGACCTCGGCGTCAGACGGCCCCCCGGCGCGCCGCGAGGCGGGCGTCACGTCGGCCGCCGTCACGCCGTGCTCGCCCAGCGCGTAGGTGACGGGCTGTACGTCCTCGCCGTTCGCCGCGAGCGTCAGGTTCCGCGCGCCGACGACCGCGACGCCGTCGTCGACGAACGTCGGCCGCGTCAGGTCGTGCGCCGCCGCGAAGCGCGCCAGCGAGAGGTGGAAGGCGATGTCGTCGACCGCCTCGACCGCCACGTCCACGTCCTCGCGGGCCGCCGCCACCTCGCCGCGCAGGTCGCGGGCCACCGCGTGCTCGCGCTCGTCGACCGCCGTCCGCAGGTCGTCCGTCAGCTCCCGGAGCGTGCGGGCGACGAAGTCGGTCGCGTCCGCCGCGTCGGCCGGCATCGCGTCGCGCACGCGATCGACCGTCACCCCGGTCTCGTCCGTGACGTGGTCGAGGAACGACTGCCGGAACGCGTCGGTGCCGCGCACGCCGTCGTCCTGGACAGTGTCGACGACGCCGACGGCGTCGGCCGACAGCGATTCGGCCGCGGCCAGCGCCGCCCGCAGGTCGTCGAGTTCCTCGTCGGCTCCCTCGCGGACCCGGCCGTCGTCAAGCGCCGCCAGCGCGTCGGCGGCGTCGGCGAGTGCCTCGGGGTCCACGTCGGCGATGGGCGAGAACGGCCCCTCCGTGACCCCCGCGTCGTGGAGCGCCAGCGCCGCCTCGACGGCGGGGCGCTCGCCGCCCCCGGTCTCGTCGTACGACTCGAACGCGTCGAGCACGGTGTCGCGGGTCGCCTCGTCGAGCGCGGTCCACGCGTCCCGCGCCGAGAGGACGGCGTCCAGCCGGTCGACGCGCGCCTCGTGGGACGCGGTCGGCGTGAGCACCTGGATCCGGTCGGCCGCGTCGCGGGTGACCGCGTGCGCCCGCGCCAGTTCGAGCAGTTCTTTGTACACCTCGCGGGCGTCGCTCGTCGCCAGGGTGTCCATCCCGGCCTCGCCGGTCGCGCGGCGCAGGATGCGCGTCGCCCGGCCGCGGCTCAGCCCCGCGGCCGTCAGCGTCCGAACGTCCCCCGATTCGATCGCCTCGACGGCGGCCTCGACGCCGAGCGCCTCGGTCAACAGCTCGCGGGTCTTCGGCCCGACGCCCCAGAACTCCTCCAGTCGCATGGGAAGGTGTGTCGGGGCGGCGACCTTAACCGGTGCGGTCGCAGGTGCGGGCTGGACGGACGAGGTCGGTCCGGGACGGACCGTACGCCGCCGGACGGCGCTCCATCCCGGCGGTGGCTTTTTCGTGCCCCGTGTTGTCACGGGACGTATGCGAGCCGTCGTGCTGCAGGACCACGGGGAGCCGCTCGCCGTCGAGGACGTGGAGCGACCGGAGGCCGGCCCGGACCAGGTCGTCGTCGAAACCGAGGCCTGCGGGGTGTGCCGGAGCGACTGGCACGCCTGGCAGGGCGACTGGGAGTGGGTCGGCGCGCAGGCCCAGCCCGGACAGGTGCTCGGCCACGAGCCTGCGGGCGTCGTCAGCGAAGTGGGCGAGGACGTGGAGACGCTCCGAGAGGGCGACCGCGTGGCCGTCCCCTTCACGCTCGCCGACGGCACCTGTCCACACTGCCGGCAGGGACACGCGAACGTCTGCGAGACGGTGCTCCCGCTGGGTTTCACGAGCGTCGCGCCGGGCGCGTTCGCCGAGGCGTTCCCGGTCCGGGCGGCCGACTACAACGCCGTGCGCCTTCCCGACGGCGTCGACGCGGTCGACATGGCCGGCCTGGGCTGTCGGTTCGCCACCGCGTTCCACGGCCTCGCCCACCGCGCCGACCTCTCGGCGGGCGACTGGGTCGCCGTCCACGGCTGCGGCGGCGTCGGCCTCTCGGCGGTCCACGTCGCCGACGCGCTCGGCGCGAACGTCGTCGCGGTCGACATCGAGGACGAGAAGCTCGACGCCGCGAGCGACCTCGGGGCCGACGAGACGCTGAACGCCGCCGACGCCGACAGCGTCGGGGCCGAGACGAAGGCGCTCGCCGGCGGCGGCGCAGCCGTCGCCGTCGACGCGCTCGGCGTCGCAGAGACCTGCCGCAACGCGCTGTCCAGCCTCGGCAGCCGCGGCCAGCACCTCCAGATCGGCCTGACGACCGGCGAGGAGGGCGGGGAAATCGCGCTCCCGACCGACGAGATGGTGATGAAGGAGGTCGACTTCCTCGGCTCGTTCGGCATGCCGCCGACCAGCTACGACGAGATATTCCGGATGATCGAGCGCGGGAAGCTGAACCCCGGTGCGATCGTTTCGGAGACGATCGGCCTCGGCGACGTGCCCGACCGGATCGCCGCGATGAGCGAGTTCGACACGGTCGGGATCCCCGTCGTGACGGAGTTCTGAGGGCGCTAAGTGCGTCGTCGCGGCGCTACGCGTACGTCGCCTCGATGAACTCCAGGATGCGTTCGGACTCGCCCATCGTCACGCCGTACGTCTCGTCGACGAGAACCGGTACCGACCGCTGGTTCGAGACGCGGGCCACCTCGTCGCGCTCGGAGTGGAGCCCGTCGACCCAGACGCTCTCGTAGTCGATGTCCAGTTCCTGCAGGCGCTCGTGGACCTTCTCGCAGTACGGGCAGCCGTCGAGTTCGTACAGCGTGATGTCGCTCATGGGCGGTCGTTGGGGCGTGACGGGCAAAAAGGCGCGGGGCCGCGGCCGGTCGTACCGGAACCGACCGCGCGACCTCACTCGCCGGAGGCCGCCGTCCCGGTCTCGTCGATCCGCCGCTCGTACTTGTCGAGCGCTTCCTCCAGCGCCGCCCCCGCGTCGGCGTCGAGCGAGTCGGCCAGCGCCAGCAGCGCGAACAGCGCGTCGCCCAGTTCGTCGGTCGCCACGTCGGCGTCGGTCGGGGACGCACCGTAGTCCGTCGACTCGGCGAGTTCCTTCGCGATCTCGCCGACCTCCGATTCGAGGTCGAGCGCCCGATAGGCAGGGTCGGCGTGCAGGTCGTGCCGCTCTACGAACGCCGCGACGCGTCGCTGTGCGTCCATGCGTGGCCCCCCTCGGCCGGGCGACGAAAGCGTTTCGAGTCCGTGCCGAGGCGGTCGCCCGGCCGCGATCCGCGACGGACAGCGTTTTGCCCGTCCTGCCCCTACGAACGGCAACATGATGGTGACGACCCACGCGTTCGCCGGCCTCGCGCTGGCGAGCGCCGTCGTCGCGGTCGCGCCCGAACTCGCGGTTCCCGCGGCGGTCGGCGGTGCCGCGGGCGGCGTTTTCCCCGACCTCGACATCGTCAGTGCACACCGAAAGACGCTCCACTTTCCGGTGTACTACAGCCTGCTCGCCGTGCCCACAGTGGGGATCGCGGTCGCCGCGCCCGACCCCCTCACGGTCGCCGTCGCGCTGTTTCTCGTCTCGGCGGCGATCCACTCCGTCAGTGACGCGGTCGGTGGCGGACTCGAACTGAAGCCGTGGGAGGGGACCTCCGAGCGCGCCGTGTACGTCCACCCGACCGGGACCTGGGTCCGTCCCCGGCAGTGGATCCGCTACGACGGCTCGCCCGAGGACTTCGTGCTCGGCGCGGTCGTCGCCGTGCCGGCGCTGCTCACCTTCGACGGGACCGTCCGGACCGCCGTCATCGCCGCGCTCGCCACGTCGCTCGTGTACACGGTCGTCCGCAAGCGGATCGTCGAGTACGCGCCCGAGTGGATGGAGTGATCGGGCCGGCAGCCGGCGTCAGTCGAAATGGTACGATTCGAACCGCCGGACAGCGTAGACCACCGCTGCGAAGGGAGCGACGGCGAGCGCGACGAGCGCGACCGCCGCAGCCAGTTCAAGCGTGCCCGGTGAGACGGTGAGCCGCGGGATCAGGAACGAGAGGCCGGCGGCGAGCAGGTCGCTGACGCCGTCGACGAACACCACGCCGGCGGCGACGGCGGCGGCGAGGAGCGTCGCGCTGTAGGTCAGGAACGCCCGCTTGCTCGGCATCACGGCCTCCCGGCTCCCGACGACCGTGACCGAGCCGTAGCGCGGGAACAGCGTCCCGACCCCGGTCGCCAGCAGCGGCGTCAGCGTCGACAGGACGGCCGCGCCCGCGGTGACCGCGGCGACGCGGGCGAGCGGCATCGGGCTGGCGACGCCGGCGACCGCGGTGAGAACCGTGACCAGCGGCGCGACGGCGACGACGCCGACGACGACGTGGCCGGCGACGAACTGCCGCCCCGAGACCGGCGTCGTCAGCGTCCCCGGGAGCACCGGCCCCTGGTCGCCGAAGAGGTTCAGCGTGACGGGGACGCCGGCGGCCCACGCGCCGTACACCGCCACGAAGTACGGGAACGACGCCGGGACCTGCCCCTGTTCGATCGCGGTCTGGACGAGCGGGATCGCGCCGAACAGCGGGTAGGCGACGTATGCGAGCTTGATCGGCGCGCGAACCGAGCGGCGGAACACCGTCCCTGCGACGGCGCGGGTCGGCCGGGAGAGCCGGGACGACGGGAGCGGCAGGGCGACGGCCGGGAGGAACCGGCCGACGCCGCCGTTCGCGTCCGCGTCGTCGTCCTCGGTGGCCGCGCTCACCGGGTCGGAGAACCAGTGGCGCGCGGCGATCCGGACCGTCCCCGCGAGGACCGGGACCGAAGCCACGAGGACGAGCACCGGGCCGAGGGCGGCCCGTAACGGGGAGACGTCGATACCGGGCGTCCCGAGCAACAGCAGGTCCCCGAGCCAGCCGACCGGAGTGCGAGCGAGCGGGTCGAGCAGCAGCGCGCCGAGCCGGTTGATGCCGCCGGAGAACACCAGCGCGAAGTAGCCGAGGAAGGCGAGGCCGAAGAGGATCTGCCGGTGGCGCGCCAGCACCTCGTGGCGGGTGACGACCTGTCGGACCACCAGCCCGGCGGCGTAGCCGGTCGTCACCGCCAGCGCGCCGAGGACGGCGACGACGGGGACGACGGCGAGGAGCGGGGTCGGCGTGCCCGCGCCGTAGGCGAAACTGCCGGCGAGCAGGCCGAGCGGCGGCAGCGTCCAGATCAGGACGAACGCGAGTTCGGAGAGCACCATGCCGCCGACCGCGTCGGCGGTGGGGACGGTCGTCAGGAGTCCGTCAGCCTCGGGGACCTCGCCGCGCTTGGCGACGGCGCGGGCGGCGACCAGCGCGGCGAGGCCGACGCCCGCGAGGCCGACGACGCCGCGGACGGTCGGTCCGACGTCGAACCCGGCGAGCGCGCCGCCGGTGCGGAGCGACTCGCCCGCGAGGTAGACGCCGTACGTCGCCACCGCGACGAACAGCGCGACGAACACGCCGGACAGCGCCGTCAGCGCCAGCCGCGTGCGGTTGCCGACGAACGAGCGGAGCGCGCGTCGCACCTCGACCCGTGCCACGAGGGCGCTGCGACGCGGGGAGGGGAAGAGCTTCATCGGACCACCGGCCGGCGGCCGGCGACCGGCGGCGAACCCTGCCGGGGAAGCGTCTGATGGGGACCCACTGCGAACATGAATCCGGGTTTCACCCGGCGAATCATAAAGCACCGGGTCGCGAAACCCGGCGTCGGGACGGCTCCGGCACGGCCGTCGGCATTGAAAACGCTCAAACCCTTTGCCGCCAACAACCTGATATGTCACTCCTCGACACGGCGATACGGACCACGCATCTGCTGTTCGCGGCGCTGTGGGTGGGCAGCGTCCTGTTCGTCACGCTCGCCGTGCTGCCGGCAGCACGGGACGGCCACCTCAACGCCGACCCGCTCGAACGGATCACCGGGAGCCTGACCACTATCTCGCGGGCCAGCGCGGCGGTGCTGTTCCTGACCGGCGGGCACATGGCGGCCACCGGCTACCCCGGTCGGAACCTGCTGGAGACGACCAACGGGAACCTCGTGCTGGTGATGCTCGCGCTCTGGCTGGTGCTTGCTGCGCTGGTCGAGGTCGGGAGTTCGAAGCTGACCGACGGGCTCCAGCAGAAGAAGGTCCGCGCGCCGGCCCGGGAGTATCTCTCCCTGTTCCGGGCGGCGTCGGTCGTCGGGATCCTCCTGCTCGTCGACGCCGGCCTCATCTCGACGAACGCGCTCATCTAGCTTCGTTGAAACAGTTCCGTAGCGGCGCAGTACTGCGGTCTCTCGCGTCCCAAAACTACTTATGGGATAGTTCCAACGAACCGGTATGAATCGCGAGATCAGGGACCTCGTGCTGTCGCTACTCGTGGTCGGGGCGACGGCCGCGCTGGGGCTGCTACGGCGACGGGACCGCGACGACGGCGCGACGACGAGCGTCGCGGCACGCGTCGTCGACGAGCCACCGGCCGGCGCGGACGTGCTCGACGACGGCGGGCGCTTTCTCGACCGGGTTCCGGGGGTCGGCACCGCTGTGCAACGGGCGACGGAACAGGACGTCCGCGATGACTGGGCGGCGGTCGACGTGACCGGGCGGGACGCGCTGGCGCTCGTGGACGTGCTTCAGGAGGACCTGCCGTACCACACCGCACCGGCGGACGGCGACCACGAGAGCGGCGTCTACGTCGAGTACGGCGGCTCGACGGTCGTCGTCACCGCCGTCGGCTGGGAGCGCCTCCGGAACCGCCGCCGGTAGGCGGACACCGAGCGCCCGCCCCCCAGTCGACGGGCTAACGACGTGGTGGCACGACGCCGCCCGCCCGAACCGCAACCACTACCTGCCCCGGCACGACAGCGTGCACCATGCAACTGGGCGTCATCGGACTGGGGCGGATGGGGCGGATCGTCGTCGAGCGAACGCTCGCCGCGGGCCACGACGTGGTCGCCTTCGACATCGACGAGGAGTCGGTCGCGGCGGCCGCCGAGGCGGGCGCGACCCCGGCCGATTCGGTTCGGAACCTGGCGGACCGGCTGGGCGAGGACAAGCGCATCTGGCTGATGGTGCCGGCCGGCGACGCCGTCGACGCCGCGCTCGACGACCTCGAACCACATCTCGACGGCGACGACGTGGTCGTCGACGGCGGTAACTCCCACTTCGAGGACTCCGTGCGCCGCGCCGACTACACCGACGCCGCCTACCTCGACTGTGGCACCAGCGGCGGGCCGGCCGGCGCTGAACTGGGCTTCTCGCTGATGGTCGGCGGGCCCGAGTGGGCCTACGAGGAACTCGAACCCGTGTTCGACGCCGTCGCAACCGGTCCCGACGGGCACGACCGGATGGGCCCGGCCGGTTCGGGTCACTACGTGAAGATGGTCCACAACGGCGTCGAGTACGCGCTGATGCAGGCGTACGGCGAGGGGTTCGAACTGCTCCACGAGGGCCGGTACGACCTGGACCTCGAAGCCGTGGCGCGCACCTGGAACAACGGGGCGGTGATCCGCTCGTGGCTGCTGGAACTGTGCGAGGAGGCGTTCCGCGAGGAAGGCACCGACCTGGGCACCGTCGCGGACCACGTCGCCGGCGGCTCCACCGGCACCTGGACGGTGCAGGAGGCCCTCGAACAGGAGGTGCCACTCCCGCTCATCTACGCCGCGCTCTCCGAGCGGTTCGGGTCGCGGGCGACCGGCGACGGCGCGGGACGGTTCTCCCGGCGGCTGGCGAATCGGCTACGGTACGGCTTCGGTCGGCACGAGGTCGCTCGGGAGGAGTGACGCTGCGGTCCCCGGAACGCCCTACTGCGGCGTCAGCGTCACCCGGATCGCATCCGTGACGGCGGGGTAGTCGTGGCCGTCGTCGACCGCCGAGAGCGGCCGGACGACCCCGTTCTCGTCGTCCCCCTGGGCCGGCGCGTCCTGTGCGGGTGCCTGGTCCGGCCCGAACCCGGGCGGCTCGGCGTTCGGCTCGGTCCCGGCGTCGAGGAACAGCAGGTGGTCCGACACGTCGCCGTCGACCGGGCCCCCGTCCTCGGGCCAGAGCGGGATCCCCGCCGAATCGGCCGAGACGAACACGTCGTTCGACGGGACGAACATCGACGCCAGTGAGAGGCGGTGCCCCGGTTCGGCCTCGACGTCGAACTCGAACGCGCCGCCGGGTGCGATCGGCGGCGCACCCGGCACCTCGCCCATCGGGTCGTTCGGGTCCGCGACGGTGTCTTCGGGCGTGTACGCCCCTGCGTGGACGACGTCCATCGAGTCGCCGAGCTCGTCGACCAGACCCGGTTCGCCTTCGAACCCGGTCGGCGGGCCGGCCTCGGCGAGCGCTTCGAGCCCGACGGAGGCCACCTCGCCGGCCGTGTACACCGGGTTCTCGCCGGTGTGGACGGCGTACGCCCCGGGGGTGAACCAGACCGCGCCGTTCGTCGAGGCGTCGTCGGGGTAGAAGTCGACCGGGGCGGCGTTCTCGACCCGAACCGTCACCGTCGCCGTCTCCATCATCGAGTCCTCCCCCTCGTTCATCCCGCCCTCCTCGTCGGTGCTGGTTTCGGCCATCCCGTCGTCGTCCATTCCATCGTCGTCCATGCCGTCCGCCGCGGAGGTGGTTCCGTCGTCCATGCCGTCGTCATCGCCGCCGAGACAGCCGGCGAGCGCAAGCATCGCGAGGCTACCGGAGCCACGGAGCAGGCGTCGTCGCGTCGTGTGGTGTGCCATGCGTCCCGGACGACGGGGAACTGGGGAAAGTATATTTTTCAACTACTGGACAAGATCGGTCCGAACTACGGGCGGGCTCCGACCAAATTTCCTCCCAGTTCTCCCCCGGATGGGGGGACGATATCGGCGCAAGTCAGTCACCGGGAGGTCGTGCGATCGCGGCTCACGTCGCCCACAGTGTGAAGTGGTAGCATCCCTAAGCGACGTGGGATGCCCGTCGCGTTCGACGACGCGCTCCGCGACCGGTCCGCCGCAGCCGTCGCCGCGTTCGTCGCCGACCTCCGGGCGGCCGGCGGCTGGGAGACGACGAGTGACGGAGCGACAGTCACGGCCACCCAGGCAGGAGAGACGCGTCGACTCCGCGTCCTCGGGACCGGCGATACCGGGCCGGGCGACGAGGACTGGCCCGACGCGGGCTCGTTCGACGCCGTGGTCGTACCCGCCGGTGACGACGCCGCCGAACTGAACGACGCCGTCGACCCGGTGGATGCGAGCGTGACCGTGCTGGATCCCGCCGACCTGTACGGCCGGCTGGCGTACGGCGTCTCCCCGGCTGACCGGGCGGCGCTGCTGGACCGGCACTTCGGCGTCGAAGCGGTGGCTCCGCCGTCGGGGTGGACCCAGTCCCCCGACGACGCGCTCGCGGCCGTCGACGCGTCGCCCGCCACGGCCAGCCGCCGTCGCGGTCCCGCCGAACCTCCCGGTACGGGAGAATCAACGGCCGAAACAACCGCCCTGAACGAGCCGGGGGACCGGACGGCGGACTCGTCGGTCCCCCCGCCCGATCCGGCGTCGGCCCCGCCGACCGACACGGGCCGGGCAACGACGACTGGGACCGGGGGAAACCGGTCGCTGCAGGACGGCGGCACCGGAGGCGACGGGCCGAGCCGTGCCGTCGGGGTCGCCATCGTCACCGCGGTCCTGCTGGGCGCGGCGCTGGGGCTGGCCGTGATCGGTCCGACACCGGGCAGCGGTGGGTCCGCTGACGTGCCGTCGGCCGCGACCATCGACGCG
It includes:
- a CDS encoding MazG nucleotide pyrophosphohydrolase domain-containing protein, with the translated sequence MDAQRRVAAFVERHDLHADPAYRALDLESEVGEIAKELAESTDYGASPTDADVATDELGDALFALLALADSLDADAGAALEEALDKYERRIDETGTAASGE
- a CDS encoding spondin domain-containing protein; this encodes MAHHTTRRRLLRGSGSLAMLALAGCLGGDDDGMDDGTTSAADGMDDDGMDDDGMAETSTDEEGGMNEGEDSMMETATVTVRVENAAPVDFYPDDASTNGAVWFTPGAYAVHTGENPVYTAGEVASVGLEALAEAGPPTGFEGEPGLVDELGDSMDVVHAGAYTPEDTVADPNDPMGEVPGAPPIAPGGAFEFDVEAEPGHRLSLASMFVPSNDVFVSADSAGIPLWPEDGGPVDGDVSDHLLFLDAGTEPNAEPPGFGPDQAPAQDAPAQGDDENGVVRPLSAVDDGHDYPAVTDAIRVTLTPQ
- a CDS encoding DUF4175 domain-containing protein, coding for MGKGITGFIGIAGLVITLVAAGYVARGPLTGGTLPPRVHLIGAAAWIVVGLVTFLWGTRKFTASTERPEPERGRLRMYKR
- a CDS encoding metal-dependent hydrolase yields the protein MMVTTHAFAGLALASAVVAVAPELAVPAAVGGAAGGVFPDLDIVSAHRKTLHFPVYYSLLAVPTVGIAVAAPDPLTVAVALFLVSAAIHSVSDAVGGGLELKPWEGTSERAVYVHPTGTWVRPRQWIRYDGSPEDFVLGAVVAVPALLTFDGTVRTAVIAALATSLVYTVVRKRIVEYAPEWME
- a CDS encoding CopD family protein, encoding MSLLDTAIRTTHLLFAALWVGSVLFVTLAVLPAARDGHLNADPLERITGSLTTISRASAAVLFLTGGHMAATGYPGRNLLETTNGNLVLVMLALWLVLAALVEVGSSKLTDGLQQKKVRAPAREYLSLFRAASVVGILLLVDAGLISTNALI
- a CDS encoding MutS-related protein; its protein translation is MRLEEFWGVGPKTRELLTEALGVEAAVEAIESGDVRTLTAAGLSRGRATRILRRATGEAGMDTLATSDAREVYKELLELARAHAVTRDAADRIQVLTPTASHEARVDRLDAVLSARDAWTALDEATRDTVLDAFESYDETGGGERPAVEAALALHDAGVTEGPFSPIADVDPEALADAADALAALDDGRVREGADEELDDLRAALAAAESLSADAVGVVDTVQDDGVRGTDAFRQSFLDHVTDETGVTVDRVRDAMPADAADATDFVARTLRELTDDLRTAVDEREHAVARDLRGEVAAAREDVDVAVEAVDDIAFHLSLARFAAAHDLTRPTFVDDGVAVVGARNLTLAANGEDVQPVTYALGEHGVTAADVTPASRRAGGPSDAEVGVPGDERISVLTGANSGGKTTLLETVCQVVLLAAMGLPVPAERAEVATFDAVVFHRRHASFNAGVLESTLRSIVPPLTESDRTLTLVDEFEAITEPGSAADLLHGLVRLAVDEGALGTFVTHLADDLEPLPEAARTDGIFAEGLTPDLELEVDYQPRFGTVGRSTPEFIVSRLVADSSDRAERAGFETLAEAVGHETVQRTLAEAWEERSAGGG
- a CDS encoding glutathione S-transferase N-terminal domain-containing protein; the protein is MSDITLYELDGCPYCEKVHERLQELDIDYESVWVDGLHSERDEVARVSNQRSVPVLVDETYGVTMGESERILEFIEATYA
- a CDS encoding zinc-dependent alcohol dehydrogenase family protein, translated to MRAVVLQDHGEPLAVEDVERPEAGPDQVVVETEACGVCRSDWHAWQGDWEWVGAQAQPGQVLGHEPAGVVSEVGEDVETLREGDRVAVPFTLADGTCPHCRQGHANVCETVLPLGFTSVAPGAFAEAFPVRAADYNAVRLPDGVDAVDMAGLGCRFATAFHGLAHRADLSAGDWVAVHGCGGVGLSAVHVADALGANVVAVDIEDEKLDAASDLGADETLNAADADSVGAETKALAGGGAAVAVDALGVAETCRNALSSLGSRGQHLQIGLTTGEEGGEIALPTDEMVMKEVDFLGSFGMPPTSYDEIFRMIERGKLNPGAIVSETIGLGDVPDRIAAMSEFDTVGIPVVTEF
- a CDS encoding DUF4864 domain-containing protein; this encodes MPVAFDDALRDRSAAAVAAFVADLRAAGGWETTSDGATVTATQAGETRRLRVLGTGDTGPGDEDWPDAGSFDAVVVPAGDDAAELNDAVDPVDASVTVLDPADLYGRLAYGVSPADRAALLDRHFGVEAVAPPSGWTQSPDDALAAVDASPATASRRRGPAEPPGTGESTAETTALNEPGDRTADSSVPPPDPASAPPTDTGRATTTGTGGNRSLQDGGTGGDGPSRAVGVAIVTAVLLGAALGLAVIGPTPGSGGSADVPSAATIDAPTEAPGSEAATSLRRGQAAWTTEGTTETDQRRYVRMEPNCKRPPALVVRIQVGALRQNDPETNDGVRTLWRFASYASKRFNKGYSGFEDRMTAAEYRPLYRYDRVTFGPLERDGETASQQVTVAGPNGTATYEWGLVRRADDGCWLTDGVARVDNGTTGSGATIYGEGGVNADGVDGTTNATTTANASATATAADASSAADAAASEPPATATTRAGGTPRRRG
- a CDS encoding MOSC domain-containing protein, with the protein product MSQPTVERIRTYPIKSLDGVDRDRAELLPGGALDGDREYAVVDADGEYVNGKRTAAVHRLDATVDRRTGTVRIGRRTDDERREFDLSDRGPLAAWLSDYFGEDVRVVRDERGMPDDTDARGPTVISTGTLREVASWFPDVTVDGVRRRFRASIEVGGVPAFWEDRLYAADGSREFEVGGVRFLGDGPCNRCVVPTRDPDTGEPTDGFRATFLRKREATLPEWVPAERFDHFYKLMVNTRVPESGWGESVAVGDPVRLLD
- the gnd gene encoding phosphogluconate dehydrogenase (NAD(+)-dependent, decarboxylating), whose product is MQLGVIGLGRMGRIVVERTLAAGHDVVAFDIDEESVAAAAEAGATPADSVRNLADRLGEDKRIWLMVPAGDAVDAALDDLEPHLDGDDVVVDGGNSHFEDSVRRADYTDAAYLDCGTSGGPAGAELGFSLMVGGPEWAYEELEPVFDAVATGPDGHDRMGPAGSGHYVKMVHNGVEYALMQAYGEGFELLHEGRYDLDLEAVARTWNNGAVIRSWLLELCEEAFREEGTDLGTVADHVAGGSTGTWTVQEALEQEVPLPLIYAALSERFGSRATGDGAGRFSRRLANRLRYGFGRHEVAREE